Below is a genomic region from Flammeovirgaceae bacterium SG7u.111.
GTGATGGTTGGTCGCTTGTAGGTCATTGATGCACCTTTGGCAAGCGCAGTATTGAATTTGATAGCTTTTGGAAGGCTATAGGAAGGCACCATTTTTTTGATATACTTCACCACAAAATTCACCAACGGCTTTTTAATGCCACCAAGCATATCGCCTATTTCGGTAACAATTACATGCTCAATATCTGTTTGTGGAAGCACTTTTTGGGCACTTGAGGCAAAGTTAGCCAATACCACCAAGGCTTTTGCCCCAGAGTCTTTAAACTGGTGCTCCATTTCCCGAGCTGTGTAAAGTGGGTTAGTGCCTACAACAACGAGCCCTGCCCTTATCGATCCCAATAAGGCGATGGGATATTGCAAGACATTGGGCATTTGGATAGCAATTCTATCGCCTGGCTTTAAGCCTAAACTCTGCAAAAAGGCTGCAAAATCCTTGGTAAGCCTATCTATATCTTCAAACTTGAGCGACTTATCCATGCCCTCGTAGGCAATTAGTCCTTCGTACTTTTTCATGCTTTCTTCTAGCATTTCAAGCATAGAAGGATAAATATCAGGGTCTATTTCGTGCTTAGTCCCCTCTGGGTATTTTTCAAACCACTTATGTTCTTTCATATTTACGTTGGTATAAGGTCAAAGACAGCTAGTCGATGTAAGGCGATTGGGCAATGTTTATTAAAAGGATCATTTCTTACTACAACCTAAAAACATACCTTATGGTTAGTTTTTTTAGGCACTAAAGTTAACTTTTTCCAAAAAAAACATTTGATTTTTAATAAATAAAAAATTTCAAACTAGTACGCTAAAGTAAAATTATAGAAAGCTGCATTTTACTTTATTCCAAATAATAATACAAAACATTTGCTATTTAAAAAATTTTATAAACACTTTATTCTAGTTAAAATAATATAATTCCGTAGAGAAGGTGAATACTTTTTACTAAATTGTTGTTATACCAATTGAGCACTAGTCACGAGATGACAAGGTGTAGGCGCAAAACATGCATCCTGAAATACGTTTCCTCAGGGCGCAAATTCAATTCTTGGACGTTTTTCAATCCCGGTTTCTTGAGAATTTACCAAATAGCTGCTGCGGCAGTTGATCGCTAAATTTTCATGTATTCGATACAAAAGTGTAAGTAAAAATGAATTTTAACACATTTGAATGGATATAAATATTCACGACCAGATTACCAAAAACAAACCAAATACCATATATAATTTACATATTACATATATGAAACGAATCTAATAGCAAAGGCTGACCACTAATTGTTTTGCACAATCAGCCTAATAAAAAGAGCCAATTCGCCTGACATTTTTACTATCAGCATACCCGGGAATTTTCCATTTTTTTTGAAACAAAATAACGAGCACGAGGGGGAAGAGACGCCGCCATATGGCATGGGCGTGCGTATGTCAAAAGCATAGGTTAACCTCAATTCAAATTTTTAACAAAAAAAGCTTCATAATGGGTGTACTTGAAAAAATTAGAACAAATTACAGCACGGAGGTCAATGAAATTTCAGTAGCAGAATACTTGGAACTCTGCAAAGAGAACCATGATGTTTATGCAAAACCAGCTGAAAGGATTCTGAAGGCTATTGGCAAGCCTAAAACAATAGATACTAGAGATGACCCCAAGCTGAGCCGTATCTTTTCCAATAAAAAAATAAAAATATACCCTGCTTTCAAGGACTTCTTTGGTATGGAAACAACCATAGAGCAGATTGTTTCTTACTTCCGCCACTCAGCACAAGGCTTGGAAGAAAAGAAACAGATCCTTTACCTCATGGGTCCTGTTGGTGGTGGTAAAAGTTCGTTGGCAGAAAAAATAAAAGAACTAATTCAAGAGTATCCAATCTATGTACTAAAAGCTCAAAATCAGGTCAGTCCTGTTTTTGAAAGCCCACTAGGGTTATTTGCTGACTACCGCTCCGAAATGGAGAAAGAATATAAAATACCATCGAGATACATTCCTATAAGCATGAGCCCTTGGGCCAACAAGCGGCTGAGGGAATACCACGGCGATGTTAACCAGTTTAAAGTTGTAAAACTCTATCCATCTGTTCAAAACCAAATTGCCATTTCGAAAACCGAGCCTGGCGACGAAAACAACCAAGACATTTCAACTTTGGTGGGTAAAGTAGATATAAGAAAGCTTGCCGAATACCAACAAAGTGACCCTGATGCATATTCTTACACGGGAGGGCTTTGCCTTGCCAACCAGGGCGTATTGGAGTTTGTAGAGATGTTCAAAGCTCCTATAAAAGTATTGAACCCGATGCTGACCGCCACGCAGGAAAACAACTACAAAGGAACGGAGCCTATTGGCGCTATCCCATTCGATGGGCTTATCCTTGCTCACTCTAATGAATCGGAATGGCAGAAGTTTACCACGGACAAGAAAAATGAGGCTTTTCTAGACAGGATATATAAGGTACAAGTCCCTTACTGCCTACGTATAGACGAAGAGGTGAAAATCTATGAAAAACTGATAAGAGAAAGTTCTTTAAAAGAAGCGGTTTGTGCCCCAAAAACGCTAGAACTACTTGCCCAATTCTCGGTGATGACCCGTATGAACGAGCCTGAAAACTCTAGCATTTTCTCAAAACTGAGAGTATATAACGGGGAAACGCTCAAAGAAACCGACCCAAATGCAAAGTCTTTACAAGAGTATAAAGATGAGGCTGGAATTAACGAGGGAATGACGGGGATCTCTACCCGGTTTGCCTTTAAAGTGCTTTCCAAAGTATTTAATTACGATGGTGAGGAAATAGCTGCAAACCCAGTTCATTTGCTTTATGTATTGGAGCAAGAGGTAGTTCGCTTACAACTAAATAAGGATACTGAAGATCGTTACTTGCATATTATAAAAGCAATTTTGGCTAGCAAATATGCAGAGTTCATCGCCGATGAAATCCAAAAGGCTTACATAGAATCGTATAGCACTTATGGGCAAAACATTTTTGAAAAATATGTGATCTACGCCGACTACTGGATGCAGCGCAACGACTACCGCGACCAAGATTCGGGAGAGGTATTTGACAGGCGAATGCTCAACGAGGAGTTGGAGAAAATAGAAAAACCTGCTGGTATTGCCAACCCAAAAGATTTTAGGTCGGAAGTAACCAACTTTACCTTGCGCTACAAGGCTTCAAACAATGGTAAAATGCCTCGCTGGGATGCATATGAGAAAATCAAAAATGTGATAGAGAAAAAAATCTTCACCAATACCGAAGACTTACTCCCTGTTATTTCCTTCACGGCAAAAACTAACAAGGATGACGAGAAGAAACACATGGATTTTATAAGAAGAATGACCGAGAGAGGATACACCAAGCGCCAAATTAGGATTTTGGTAGACTGGTTTATGAGGGTAAGAAAGACAATGTCCTAATTTAGCTTTTTTTGACCTTACCCCAGCTTTTCAGCTGGGGTAAGTGTTACCTTTCAACCAACTCTTTCCCATTCCCAATTCTCCAACTAGAGCCAGTATATGAGCACAATCATAGATAAAAGGAAGAATACAAAGGGTAAATCCCTCAACAATCGGCAGAAATTTTTGAAACGAGTGGAGGGGCAAATAAAGCGTGCCCTACCCGAAATTATTAGTAAAGAATCTATAAGAGACAGCAATGGCGGTGGCAATGTAAAAGTACCTGTGAAAGGTATTAGAGAACCTCGGTTTTCCCACAATCCGCAGTCGGGAAAACGAGATGTAGTTCGTCCAGGCAACGACCGGTTTGTAGAAGGAGATAAAATTCCCAAACCCGAAGGAGGAGGAAAAGGAAGCGGCAGAGGCAAGGGTTCAAACAGTCCAGAAATAACCGAAGATGAATTTTTCGTAGAGCTTTCTAGAGAAGAATTCCTCGCCTACTTTTTTGATGATATGGAGCTACCAAACATGGTGAAAAAACACATGGAAAGTACCGAAAACTTCAAAAACAAGCGTGCTGGTTTTGTAAAATACGGAGTTCCCTCAAGGCTAAATGTAAAATCGAGTTACGAACAATCATTAGCAAGACAAATATCACTTACCGGGGCCTACAAAGCACAAATAAGCAGGCTTAAAAAACTTCTGACCGAGGCAAAATCAGAAACCGAAAAGGCTAAGCTTGAGGAAAAAATAGAGAAAACGGAGCGCATGATGCTCACTATTCCATTTTTTGAGGATGTCGATTTGCGCTACAACAATTTCGAGCAAGTTCCTTTGCCAACAACTTCAGCAGTAATGTTTTGTATTATGGACGTTTCAGCTTCCATGGGCTATCATGAAAAAGACATTGCGAAGCGTTTTTTCACCCTGCTTTACCTTTTCCTCACAAAGCAATACTCCAATGTGGAGATCGTATTCATCCGCCATCATACCATGGCAAAAGAAGTAGATGAAGAAGAGTTTTTTAACTCGAGGGAAAGTGGTGGAACTGTGGTAGCCCCTTCGCTAGAGCTGATGCACGAGATCATAAAAGACCGCTTCCCAACCGACCAGTGGAATATCTATTGCTGCCAAGCCACCGATGGAGACGTCTGGTCGGAAAGAGATGCCGTTGATTGTTACAAAATTTTGAACGACAATATCCTTCCCATCATCCAATACATGGCCTATATTGAAATAAACGATCATGAAATGGATGGTGCTTTGTGGCAAGCTTACAGCGCACTACAAAACGGCCAAAGCTTTTTCATGAGAAATATATTTGACGTGAATCAAATATGGCCTGTGTTCAAAGGCCTGTTCAGGAAAAACAAGATAGAAGCATAAATCCTTCTCTTCTTTCTCAAATGGAAAAAAACTAAACTATGCCGCTTAAAAATAAAGAAGTATATAAAAAAATGTTTTCCAAGCCTACCTGGGATTTCCATACGCTCGAAGCTGCCAATGAGCTTACAGAGTATATTGGAAAAGATGTTTTTGGCTTGGATATTTACCCCAACCAAATAGAAATAGTCACTTCTGAGCAAATGCTCGACGCCTATTCTTTGGTAGGTTTGCCGACCTCCTACCCTCACTGGAAGTTTGGAAAAGATTTCGTGATCAACCAGAACAGTTACAGCAAGGGCCAACAAGCACTTTCCTACGAAATGGTGATCAATTCCGATCCTTGCATTAGCTACAACATGGAAAACAATACTACCTGTATGATGGTGTTGGTAATTGCCCATGCTTGCCAAGGCCACAATGCTTTTTTCAAGAACAATTACATGTTCAAGGATTGGACTTCAGCTGATTCTATCATCGATTATATGGTGTTTGCCCGCGACTATGTGATTCGGTGCGAAGAAGAATTTGGGTGGGAAGAAGTGGAAGCTGTTCTTGATGCGGCCCATGCTTTCATGAACCATGGCGTGGACAAATACCGCAAACCACAAAAGCTTTCCGCAAGGGAAGAAGAGGCAAGGCTCAAATCCCTCACCGAGGCTAAAAGAGAAAATTATAACGAGCTTTGGAAAACTATTCCCCAAAACCAGTTTGAACAAAAAAGGTCGAGAAAAAATAGGAATAAATTCCCCGAAGAACCAGAGGAAAACATCCTTTATTTCATTGAAAAAAATGCCCCAACCATGCCTGTTTGGAAAAGGGAGTTGATCAGAATAGTAAGGAAGGTTGCCCAATATTTCTACCCACAAGGCATGACCAAGGTAATGAATGAGGGCTATGCTACTTTTATGCACTACCACATCATCAATTATATGTTCGACGAAGGTTACGTGGACGATGGTTTCATGTTGGAGTTTTTGCACAGCCATAGTTCCGTACTTTTCCAACCCGAATACAACAGCAAATACTTTTCGGGCTTAAACCCTTATACACTAGGCTACAATATTTTCACCGATATCAAACGTATTTGCCAGAATCCAACTCCTGAGGACAAAGAATGGTTTCCAAATCTAGCTGGGAAAGGCTGGCTGGAACAAGTGCATTATGCTATGGAAAACTTCCGAGACGATAGTTTTATCCTCCAATACCTCTCTCCAAAAGTGATTCGAGATATGCGCTTATTTATTCTTGCGGATGACGACAAAGAAAATGAATACACCATTAAAGCAATTCATAATGAACGTGGCTACTCAAAAGTGAGGGAAACGCTCAGCAACCAGTACCGCAGGGCATTTTATGTTCCCGATATCCAAGTAGAAAAGGTAGACCTTCACGAGTCAAGTATGCTCCACCTTGTTCACTTAATTTCAGATGATAAAAAACTGGATAAACGGGAAGCACAAGAAACCCTTGAGCACATCCGATATCTTTGGGGATTTCCAGTATCTCTTGTTTCCAAAAATAAGCTTGGCGTAAATGAAGAAACTTTCAGTGTAGATTAATGAAACTAGCCCCCTTCGGGGCTTTTTTAATTGCTATGCAAAGGCATCTCTATGTAAAAAACAGTTCCTTCGCCCTTTTTGGTTTCGAACCAAATATTTCCTCCCGAGTGCTCAATCCCACGCTTAGCAATGGCCAAACCTATCCCCGACCCATTCGATTTGGTACTGAAGTTTTGAATGAAAATCTTGTTTTGGATAAGCTCTGGAATCCCAAGCCCATTATCCTCAAATTCCATCAAAACCCTATTGGGATCGTAGGTTCTGAGGCGGATTCTTAGTTCAGGATCTTTCTCTGGTGGAACGGCCTGAATACCGTTAAGGATTAAGTTGGTAAAAATCCTACTCATCAATTGAGGGTCACCATTTACATAAAATTCTCCTTTGGGTATCTCCTTTTTAATTACCAACTCTTTGCCATCGTAAAGCGTAATCGTCTGGTTCAGCACAGAGGAAATCTCAAACTTCTCTTCGCTAGGAACCGGCATTTGGGCAAAATTTGAGAATGAAGTAGTGATATCGTTGAGGGTTTCAATTTGATTGAGCAGCATGGCTATAGCCCTACGCGAACGCTCGTTTTCCTCGGGCAATACCCTCTCCAACTGCTGGAGTGAAAGACGCATGGGTGTAAGTGGGTTTTTGATTTCATGCGCCACTTGCTTTGCCACCTCGCGCCATGCAGATTCTTTCTGGCTTTTTGCCAAAGCTGATTTGCTTTCTTCAAGCTTCACCAACATTTTGTTGTATTCCCCTATCAGCAATCCTATTTCATCATTCGAATAATAATCGATAGATTCATTTCGGTTGCTCAGACTGATCTTCTTGATCTTTTGGGTCACCATCACCAATGGATTGATCAAGGAACGAACGGAAAGATAGGAGAGCAACAGCAAAAAGCCAAAGCTTGCGGTAAATACATTCATGATGGTAGTAAGCAAATCGATGATCTGCTGATCAAATTTGTACTTCGAACCAAAAAACGGAATACCTACAATACCTAAGATTTCCCTAGAGTCTGGAGAACGGATACCAACATAAGCTGAATTGTAGCGCAAATCTCCCAAAGATTCGTTCGCCATGAGCTTCGCCTGGTTATTTTCAATGATATTTATGATAGCATCGGGGTTTGCCAACCTCGCCTGCAAATCGTTGTCAAAAATATATTCTTGACTAGCAACCAAAAGTTTTCCCGAGTTGTCAAAAATGTTAATATCAGATTGGGCAAACTTAGAAATACGTGCTATAACCTCATTGAGCGCATTTGCTTCTGTACTTTGATCTATAAACTCATTGAAATCATCCGTGATATTTTGACTTACACTAATCGCCTTTTCCAAATAGTAACTTTGAGTTTCACTTTGGTTACTTGATGTAAGAATACTCACCGTAATCACACTCACAAATACTAGTGGCAAGAAAAAAGCAAGGTTAAGGTAAAGCTGAATCCTAGTAGCAAAATTGATATTTTCCTTACGCTCTTTCGGTGAATAATTGATAGCTAAAATCATGAACATCATGATGAAGATTAGCATCAAAAACAAGAACGAAAAGTTAGAATAGATACGTCCAAGTGGATATTTTTCAGAGGTAACTATGACATTTTTATTGTTATTTTCGCCCAATCGCCTGAGGTGATCATGATCTTTCGTTTCCAATTCAGACTGCAAGAACCCCTTTTCATGCTTAAACAACTCTAAAAAGTTATTATCGTAATTAAATTCCCCTGAACTAAACGCTAATCTTTCATTCTGATAAACAGCGTAGCTAAACTCATTGTATTTGTTCAGCGAAGCAAATTCATCGTCCAAAAAAGGCGGATAAATACTGTTGGGAACATTTTTTTTGAGAGTAAAATCCAAAACGATGAAACCCAATTCCTCTCCATTTCTTTTCAGTGGGATGGTACTGAGATAACGGTTTTTTCCTGTTGCTACTTCACTTATGAAAAAGATTTGCTCAGAGTCAGTTCTGTATGATTCTTTATTGTAAATTTTTATTAATGTATTGTATGAGATATTCGTATTGCCATATTCTTCTCCTGAACTTTGAAATAGACGAATGTTCAAATCATACTTATCAAAGTAATTCGGTATATAAAACTTGATCTTTCTTTTGATCTCATCCTCTGAAAACTCAGTCCCTATAAACCTATTTTTAATAATAGGGTCATTACCTACCTTCGCATTAATTTCGTTTAGTTTAAACTCAGCAAAACTGTCATGTTCCTCCGATAGCAGGGACGCATATTCACTTTTATTTTTTTTCACTATCTCTTGCCCACCTCTATATACTGCATAAGAGCCAACTATTGCGCAAGCTGCCGAACAGGTAAATAAATACACAAAAGTCTTGTAGTTGGTAGAGCGGAGTGATTGGGGAAACGACAAATAAGTGATAGCTGCGAAATAGATAGCGTTGACATTGAAAATCACTATATTCTGGCTATCAAGAAACATGGTGATAAGATAATAGAACAAACTGCCCGCCACAAAGACGACCGTAGTTGCATAAAGCGTAAACCCTAGCCTATTCAACAGCCTTGCCGCCAAATTACACACAGTAAAGTAGATCAAAACCATGATAATAAATATTATATAGGCAATAATCTTCACTGTAGGAAAATGGAAGTCGGTAGTGATATCCAAGGACACTCCAGACCTTACATATACATCGTGGTATATCTGATAAAGTGCATAAATGGTCACATAGGTAAGCACGATCAACATGAAAGACAGTACTTTTTTATGAAGCCTTGGAACAGATTCCAAGCGTTTCAAATTTATTAGTTTGGACAGATGCGTAGCTACAAAACCTAGCAACATAGCTAGAAGAATCATGTTCAGCAGCATATCGCCCAAACTCGGTGAAATAAATGAGGAGCTAAAAAGATCTGGATCAAAAATAGCAGTGTCAATAATTGAATGGGGCAGCTTAAATGTTAGCATAAGTGTCCTTAGCCCCACTACAAAACCCAGCAAGATACTAAAGGCTTGTAACGATTTATTTCTCTGAAGCAGGTAATGAATGGCTTTTCGAATAAAAAGGAACAAGAAAACAATAGAGATGATGATAAACATTAGCACTACTATTTGTTTGTCAGAATAGTAGCTGAATTCTTCTGGAAAGTCAAGGGAAAAAGCATAGCGACCCATCGAATTATATATAGGTTCCCCTATTTCTTTGGACAATACAATTTCCACAGATTCCTCAGGGAAAATATCTTTATTGAGATGTGATGTAAAATATTGGTTTTCTATAGAAAATGACCGCTTCAGAGGAATAACTACCACAATCTGATAGCCGTTTGTAAAACGGGAACGCGTGACATAATAAATGGAATTATTATATGCCTCACTCTTATCTATAAAGTTGGCATTTGCCCATTTAAGAGGGATATTGATGCTATTGTCCGACCAAAAAATCAGTTCTTCATTTTTAAAAACAAATGCGGGAAAAGGGGCATTCACATCATAAAAATCACTAAAATTTACTTGCTCGCCTTTTTTTTTGACTACGTTTTGAAGCTCAAAAATCTGATTATTGGCTAACACTGTTTCCAACTCAAAATTTTCGGTTACCCGCTTTACATAAAGCTCATAATTAGGCTCGCTGAGGTAGTAAGCCCTTAGCGCCACAGCCAAAAGGAGAGATACTGCTGATAGTATGAGATATGTAAACTTGGAAAGTTTCAATAGTAGATTCGTTCTTCCTTTGTACCATTAGCCATATCAAAAGTTAAGGCTTTTTATGTTATTCCTTAATAGCTATGTGCAAAAAGTATAGGATATTTCTTTTTCATTCTTATTTCACAAAAACCATACACTTATCTCAAGTTTTGATGAAAATAATCATCCACCTTGTTTGTCACTCATGGGAAACATCAAACCTAAATTAATGATATTTAGAGAAACACCGACCTTTTCAATTAACCTATCCAAATTCACGCACTCATTATTTTTACAAAAATCATATTATCAGTCTAATTTTCAATTAGTTACAAAAACATACTTTGCCTTCGAAATATGTTTCTTAAAACCACAAACAAGAAAAGCTTGGCAATAGTAGCCAAGCTTTTCAAATATCAATTTAATACAATTTTTTTAATGTAGTCGGAAATAGTTAACGTAATTTCGCTTTGATGATTTGGGCAACCCTAATCTTTTTACCAGTTTCCTTTTTACTGTTTCTATACCATGCCCAAGCTATCACGGCAAAAAGCAAATAAGGCATTGCCCCCAAATACAAAATCCCTGTATTCAATCCCGCTCCTATTGTGTTCTCTCCATTGCTTATACTATTTTCTACAGAGGCCCTACACATGGCACATTGCCCATAAACATCCACATCGAGAACGGTGATGGCTACCAGAGCTAAAACAGCGATTATCAATATCTTCTTCATAAAATGTCTTTTTCAATAAACACGATTCACTACAAAATCATTCCTGCCTAATACTGATAATATGGACTGATCATCAGGTAAGTTATCACTCCCGTAACAGAGACATATAACCAGATAGGGTAAGTGAACTTGACTATTTTTTTATGGCGATCGAACTTACTTGTCCATGCATAATAGAATGCCAGCAAAACCAAAGGAACCACTACAGCTGAGAGCACTATATGCGTCAACAACACAAAGAAATATACCCCTTTCATCAAACCTTCGCCGCCATATTTGGTAGGCTCAACTGACGCATGATAAATCACATAAGAAAGTAGAAATATCGCTCCTAGAATAAATGAAATATTCATACAAAACTTGTGGTAGGTGATCTGTTTGTTCTTGATGAAATAAAGAGCAAAAACTAACAAAATAGCTGTGATAGAATTAATAGTTCCATGCAAATGGGGCAGAAAGTATACCCACCCTCCTTCGGGAGTAGTTCTATTCGGTAAGAAAAGTAATATGGCTACCAACACTGGAACAGCGATGGATAGCACACCGATAATCCACAAGTACTTTTTATCGTTTGAAGTTGAAGTTTGAACAGTCATTTTCAATGATGATTTTATAATTTATTGATTGTATTCGTGTAAAAGAACATGGATTTCAGTGATTAACCTATCCACCTCTTCCCTGTCCGTGCCGCTGTAATAACCTCTAATCCTCTTTTCTTTATCAACAAGAACTAAGTGATCGCTATGGATAAAGTCGTTTTCCAAGGTCTGGCTTGGCTTTGCCGTAATGAAATATCCGCAACGAGCCAACTCATAAATTGCAGGTTTATCTCCTGTGAGCAATTGCCACTTATTCGAGTCAATACCTTTTTCCTTAGCATATTCTGCTAAAACAGCAGGCTGATCGTGCTCGGGGTCTACCGAATGGGAGACGATCATCAAATCCTGCTCATTTTCAAAAGCCTCCTGTACCCTTAACAACTGTGAGGTCATCTCGATACAAATATTGGGGCAGCGGCTAAAGAAGAAATCAGCCACGTAAACTTTCCCTTCTAAATCCTTTTCAGTCACCTTTTCTCCTCCTTGGTTAAGCAAACTGAAAGAGGGAATCCTATGAACGCTATCTATCAAATTTGGCTCACAATTAACAGCTTGTGGGTTATAAACCTGCAGCTCAAATTTATTGTCTCCAGCCATGTTCAAAAACAAGAACACAATCACTGGAAAGAACAATATCAAAAACAGAATCGTTAATTTCTTTGCTTTACTTTGCATATATAATTCAATTCTCTAATCCAAAAGTTTAGTAGTCTCTTTCCTTTAAGGAAAACCATCAAAGGGGCGAATGTCAAACAAGACATGCAAAGATACATGTCGCTTTTTTAGAAGACTGACTTTTAATGTTAAAATCAAGTTCTAACTAAAATGTTTCTTTCAAAACCTTAAGCATATCCAAAAAAAATTGGTGAGATACCGTCGTAATCCACGACAACATCTCACCAAAAAGCGCTAGCCGATAAATAGCTACTCTAAATAGTAAAAGGATCTATCATTTCCTGCCCTTCTACCCAAAGAACAACCAAAAGCCAAACGATGAATACCAATGGAAGTAATACTGAATATGCCAGTGTTTTGATCTCACCTTTTAAGTGCATAAATTCAGCTACTATATAAAATGCTTTTACTAGGGTAAGAATGATGAACAAAATATTTAACATAAACCTGCTCACACTTTCTGGCCATATAAACGCCAACACAAATTCAATACCCGTAACTATCGCCAATATTAAGGCTATTTTTAAGATTTGTTTCTGATTAGCTTTTCTGATCTCGTCAGAAGACATGCTAGGATCGTGAGTTGCCATAATGAATCTTTGTATTATTAATAATGCTTTTCAAATAAAAGTTCTATCTGTCGGAATTAGATAAGGTAGAAAAGGGTAAACACAAATACCCAAACCAAATCTACAAAGTGCCAATATAGACCAACTTTCTCTACCATCTCATAGTGACCTCTTTTATCGTAAGTTCCCATCACTACATTGTAGAAAATGACAATGTTTAAAATAATGCCACTGGCTACGTGAGTACCGTGGAATCCTGTAATGAAAAAGAAGAAAGCAGCAAACAAAGGAGGTCCGTACTCGTTGTGCGATAGGTTAGCTCCAAAAAACAGCTCGCCATTGGTGAGCAATGTACCATGTTCGGTACCGTGGATAAAGTGAGTCCATTCCCACGCTTGGCAGCCTAAGAACAACAAACCGCCAATAATAGTCCATAGCATCCAC
It encodes:
- a CDS encoding cytochrome C oxidase subunit IV family protein, with product MATHDPSMSSDEIRKANQKQILKIALILAIVTGIEFVLAFIWPESVSRFMLNILFIILTLVKAFYIVAEFMHLKGEIKTLAYSVLLPLVFIVWLLVVLWVEGQEMIDPFTI
- a CDS encoding DUF420 domain-containing protein, with amino-acid sequence MTVQTSTSNDKKYLWIIGVLSIAVPVLVAILLFLPNRTTPEGGWVYFLPHLHGTINSITAILLVFALYFIKNKQITYHKFCMNISFILGAIFLLSYVIYHASVEPTKYGGEGLMKGVYFFVLLTHIVLSAVVVPLVLLAFYYAWTSKFDRHKKIVKFTYPIWLYVSVTGVITYLMISPYYQY
- a CDS encoding SCO family protein; this translates as MAGDNKFELQVYNPQAVNCEPNLIDSVHRIPSFSLLNQGGEKVTEKDLEGKVYVADFFFSRCPNICIEMTSQLLRVQEAFENEQDLMIVSHSVDPEHDQPAVLAEYAKEKGIDSNKWQLLTGDKPAIYELARCGYFITAKPSQTLENDFIHSDHLVLVDKEKRIRGYYSGTDREEVDRLITEIHVLLHEYNQ